The Staphylococcus sp. KG4-3 genome has a window encoding:
- a CDS encoding type I phosphomannose isomerase catalytic subunit, translating into MPLFLKPVFHEKIWGGNRLKDYGYDLPSDYVGEVWGISAHPNGKCEILNGLYQGQTLDQVWSEHRELFGDFPSQEFPLMTKIVDARESLSVHVHPDDAYAYENEKGQYGKSECWYIIDAEEDSEIIYGLNTDSKDIAIDKLDEEDYEALLNKVKVKPGEFYFIPAGTIHSIGEGILVYETMQSSDVTYRVYDYERTHDTGDKRVLNKDKAKDVIELSNDNINIPTDTEIIENHKRTQLVSSDFFTIVKWKISGTLNYMKPREFVLVSVLKGEGQVIIDGEVYTLNQGQNFILTSDDLDTIFEGDYELIVSYL; encoded by the coding sequence ATGCCGTTATTTTTAAAGCCAGTATTTCATGAGAAAATTTGGGGTGGTAATCGTTTAAAAGATTATGGATATGATTTACCCAGCGATTATGTAGGAGAAGTATGGGGGATATCAGCACATCCAAATGGTAAGTGTGAAATATTGAATGGTCTATATCAAGGACAAACTTTGGATCAAGTTTGGAGTGAGCATCGCGAGTTATTCGGTGACTTTCCAAGTCAAGAGTTTCCCTTGATGACTAAAATTGTAGATGCAAGAGAATCATTATCGGTTCATGTTCATCCTGATGACGCTTATGCATATGAAAATGAAAAAGGACAATATGGCAAATCAGAATGTTGGTACATCATTGATGCTGAAGAAGACTCAGAAATCATCTATGGATTAAATACAGATTCAAAAGACATCGCAATAGATAAACTTGACGAAGAAGATTACGAAGCATTGTTAAATAAGGTGAAAGTTAAGCCGGGTGAGTTTTATTTTATACCTGCTGGAACAATTCATTCTATAGGAGAAGGTATACTTGTTTATGAAACAATGCAATCTTCAGATGTTACATACCGGGTGTATGATTATGAACGCACTCACGATACTGGTGATAAACGTGTGTTAAATAAAGATAAAGCTAAAGACGTCATTGAACTTTCTAATGATAATATTAATATACCGACAGATACAGAAATTATCGAAAATCATAAAAGAACGCAACTTGTGTCTAGTGACTTTTTTACCATTGTAAAATGGAAAATTTCTGGAACTTTAAATTATATGAAACCGAGAGAGTTCGTATTAGTTTCTGTACTTAAAGGCGAAGGACAAGTCATTATAGATGGAGAAGTATATACCTTAAATCAAGGACAGAATTTTATCCTAACTTCAGATGATTTAGATACTATATTTGAAGGTGATTATGAATTAATTGTAAGTTATCTATAG
- a CDS encoding metallophosphoesterase — MKFAIITDVHGNFDALETVLDDIDRREDINKIFNLGDNIGVGHETNKVLDEIFDRDDMEIIAGNHDEAVMSIVNGTPYPEDLKDKFYEHHQWIESHLDEDYYDRLNELPRVIEKTFCHKKVLFIHYEIPNNQLTTPIDGQPFSPIVEPNEENMKELFEDKDANLIVFGHNHTVHLFDDKSTVYFNPGSVGLNNGAYAVYGIVTVDENEFSFERVKVPYDNEEFIRGFDEKQVPAKKLIFDKFL, encoded by the coding sequence ATGAAATTTGCAATTATAACTGATGTTCATGGTAATTTTGATGCATTAGAAACTGTTTTGGATGATATTGATAGAAGAGAAGATATCAATAAAATATTTAACCTAGGTGATAATATTGGTGTTGGACATGAAACGAATAAAGTACTTGATGAAATCTTTGATAGAGATGATATGGAAATCATTGCAGGTAATCATGATGAAGCGGTAATGTCAATTGTAAACGGTACACCTTATCCTGAAGACTTAAAAGATAAATTCTATGAACATCATCAATGGATAGAAAGTCATTTAGATGAAGATTACTATGACAGATTAAATGAGTTACCTCGTGTTATTGAGAAAACATTTTGCCATAAGAAAGTATTATTTATTCATTACGAAATTCCTAATAATCAATTAACTACACCAATTGATGGGCAACCATTCAGCCCAATTGTTGAACCAAACGAAGAGAACATGAAAGAACTTTTTGAAGATAAAGATGCCAATTTAATTGTCTTTGGACATAATCATACGGTGCACTTATTTGATGATAAATCAACAGTTTATTTTAATCCTGGTTCTGTCGGTTTAAATAACGGTGCGTATGCAGTTTATGGAATTGTAACTGTAGATGAAAATGAATTTTCATTTGAACGTGTGAAAGTACCATACGATAATGAAGAATTTATTAGAGGGTTCGATGAGAAGCAAGTTCCTGCCAAAAAACTTATTTTTGATAAATTTTTATAA
- a CDS encoding NAD(P)-binding oxidoreductase, translating to MSTLVIGANGGVGQYLVKQLKERGESFTAGVRKESQVEALASEGVEAILIDVEADDIDTLTEKINGFDKVVFSVGSGGSTGADKTISVDLDGAIKSIKASEANNVKQYIMVSTYDSRRQAFDASGDLKPYTIAKHYADEYLKQADIGYTIVHPGGLTNDSATDKIEVGAFFEGRGTIPREDVASVIREVITSDNLLNTEFQIISGDVSISEALTDFSK from the coding sequence ATGAGTACATTAGTTATTGGAGCAAATGGTGGCGTAGGGCAATATTTAGTTAAACAATTAAAAGAGCGTGGAGAGTCATTCACAGCAGGTGTTAGAAAAGAATCTCAAGTTGAAGCATTAGCCTCAGAAGGTGTTGAAGCAATTTTAATCGATGTTGAAGCAGATGATATTGATACTTTAACAGAAAAAATTAACGGCTTTGATAAAGTTGTATTTTCAGTTGGTTCTGGTGGTAGTACTGGTGCCGACAAGACAATTAGTGTTGATTTAGATGGTGCAATTAAATCGATTAAAGCGAGTGAGGCAAATAATGTTAAACAATATATAATGGTCTCAACTTACGATTCAAGAAGACAAGCATTTGATGCAAGTGGTGATTTGAAGCCTTACACGATTGCAAAACACTACGCAGATGAATATTTAAAACAAGCAGATATTGGATATACTATTGTACACCCTGGTGGTTTAACAAATGATTCTGCCACAGATAAAATAGAAGTTGGAGCATTCTTCGAAGGTAGAGGAACGATTCCTCGTGAAGATGTAGCTTCTGTTATTAGAGAAGTAATAACTAGTGATAATCTTTTAAATACAGAATTCCAAATTATTAGTGGGGATGTCTCAATATCTGAAGCATTAACAGATTTTAGTAAATAA
- a CDS encoding FadR/GntR family transcriptional regulator, protein MKISNTKIYEQVADIILEQIKAGDYQVGDKLPSIQKLGKQYGVSVASVREALNALRTIGIIEMKQGYGTFIKQIEPTFFELGDKFTSLSQIKELLELREIVESATVEKAALYRTDEDLVDLKKALVEMGQAVTDGTSGEEADLEFHLSIAKAAQNTLLVELLNNISELMRNSMEETRKIFIYSKQKTMNKLLEEHDVIYQAILQQNDVEAVGAMRAHLLEVKETILANFKA, encoded by the coding sequence ATGAAAATTTCAAACACGAAAATCTATGAGCAAGTCGCAGATATTATTTTAGAGCAAATTAAAGCAGGCGATTACCAAGTGGGCGACAAACTGCCTTCTATCCAAAAGCTTGGAAAGCAGTATGGCGTGAGTGTAGCTTCGGTAAGAGAGGCATTGAATGCTTTAAGAACAATTGGAATTATTGAAATGAAACAAGGTTATGGCACATTTATTAAACAGATAGAGCCTACCTTTTTTGAACTTGGTGATAAATTCACGTCGCTAAGTCAAATCAAAGAATTATTAGAGTTACGTGAAATTGTTGAAAGTGCTACTGTAGAAAAAGCAGCTTTATATCGAACTGATGAAGATTTGGTGGATCTAAAGAAAGCACTAGTTGAAATGGGACAAGCTGTAACAGATGGTACTTCTGGTGAAGAAGCAGATTTAGAGTTTCATCTCTCAATTGCGAAAGCTGCCCAAAATACACTATTAGTTGAGTTATTAAATAATATTTCAGAACTAATGCGAAATTCTATGGAAGAAACAAGGAAGATTTTTATTTATAGTAAACAAAAAACTATGAATAAATTATTAGAGGAACATGATGTGATATATCAAGCAATTTTACAGCAAAATGATGTCGAAGCTGTAGGTGCGATGCGCGCACACCTGCTAGAGGTTAAGGAAACCATATTGGCTAATTTCAAAGCATAA
- a CDS encoding DUF393 domain-containing protein — MPIVYYDSNCVYCYNYAIWLIQKGLSRRYQFASLQGETAQNLLSNYPETQQYDSVILQEGDHLEYKSDAITTLITSLTNYKWIGILLHLTPKFIRDLGYQLFADNRNHMWKTHWHQPNDYEKSFFID, encoded by the coding sequence ATGCCAATAGTTTATTACGATAGCAATTGTGTTTATTGTTATAATTATGCAATATGGCTGATACAAAAAGGTTTGTCTAGACGCTATCAATTCGCATCATTACAAGGCGAAACAGCACAGAACCTATTATCAAACTATCCTGAAACTCAACAATATGATAGCGTTATATTACAAGAAGGGGATCATTTAGAATATAAATCAGATGCAATTACAACGCTGATAACGTCATTGACTAATTATAAATGGATAGGGATACTATTACATTTAACACCTAAATTTATCAGGGATTTAGGTTATCAATTATTTGCTGACAATAGAAATCATATGTGGAAAACACATTGGCATCAACCAAATGATTACGAAAAATCTTTTTTTATTGATTAA
- a CDS encoding EVE domain-containing protein, which yields MAEETSYFWLNCGYNRWNHNEPMVGQTTLFESGAQFNPSQGFRSFKQAKVGDRVVFYQVQMDTGLLGFGEITSVQTGAQNKIRVHFQLQEQLKPLTADYLKRSDQLEFRMSNMKETLFNQITKEEFELIVSLGKGETKIPRYFFVSEAQDFEPNSYNIIYTHTYNGIKRNGYHFYTQLEIGDKIVFYNKKRDQSVIGVGEVSKHIHEKAPIAGRTNSTAIEVYFEKEIEPVSLSTLNKHPKLKNIYFLQENAKQAIASLSQVQFEAILDMSANDGLKSQFESVPTENVIDKAQEELKPFILLVVDKGEGLKAAEDLLQKTNANPVITTGHPDFNEDMLYGKYLPNETGALYYREGFITNLMPRKDKSYLVIDNFNRIDPDVFQAYINVLEGYEVTLPRYNKDGTMVKWSRKKDSYYHFNPNWHIVGVTYDNLNDIKQKYTEQFLKYTRIVKVNQD from the coding sequence ATGGCAGAGGAAACAAGTTATTTTTGGTTAAACTGCGGTTATAATCGCTGGAATCATAATGAACCAATGGTAGGGCAAACGACATTATTTGAATCAGGTGCACAATTTAATCCTTCACAAGGTTTCCGATCCTTTAAACAAGCTAAAGTAGGAGATCGAGTTGTCTTCTATCAAGTACAAATGGATACTGGCTTATTAGGTTTTGGGGAAATTACAAGTGTTCAAACTGGTGCACAAAATAAAATTCGTGTCCATTTTCAGTTACAAGAACAACTGAAACCTTTAACAGCTGATTATTTAAAGAGAAGTGACCAATTAGAATTTAGAATGAGTAACATGAAAGAAACACTTTTTAATCAAATTACAAAAGAAGAATTTGAATTAATTGTTAGTTTAGGTAAAGGGGAAACTAAAATACCTAGATACTTTTTTGTATCGGAAGCACAAGATTTTGAACCTAATTCATATAATATAATTTACACACATACTTACAATGGTATTAAACGCAATGGCTACCATTTTTATACGCAACTTGAGATTGGAGATAAAATCGTTTTTTATAATAAAAAACGAGATCAATCTGTTATTGGTGTAGGGGAAGTCAGTAAACATATACATGAAAAGGCACCGATAGCTGGTAGGACTAATAGTACCGCTATTGAAGTTTACTTTGAAAAAGAAATTGAACCTGTATCACTTAGTACATTGAACAAGCATCCTAAACTAAAAAATATTTACTTTTTACAAGAAAATGCTAAACAGGCTATTGCTAGCTTGTCTCAAGTACAATTTGAAGCAATTCTTGATATGAGTGCAAATGATGGTCTGAAATCACAATTTGAGTCCGTTCCTACTGAAAATGTCATTGATAAAGCACAAGAAGAATTAAAACCATTCATTTTGCTAGTTGTAGATAAGGGTGAAGGTTTAAAAGCAGCAGAAGACTTATTACAGAAGACAAACGCGAATCCCGTCATAACAACAGGACACCCTGACTTTAATGAAGATATGCTCTATGGTAAATATTTACCAAATGAGACAGGCGCACTATATTATAGAGAAGGATTTATTACTAACCTTATGCCTCGAAAAGATAAAAGTTATTTAGTGATAGATAACTTTAATCGAATTGATCCAGATGTATTTCAAGCTTACATTAATGTATTAGAAGGTTATGAAGTGACGCTACCACGCTATAATAAAGATGGTACAATGGTAAAATGGTCTAGAAAGAAAGATTCATATTACCACTTTAATCCTAACTGGCATATCGTGGGTGTAACTTATGATAACTTAAATGATATTAAACAAAAATATACTGAACAATTTTTGAAATACACTAGAATTGTGAAGGTGAACCAAGACTAG
- a CDS encoding metalloregulator ArsR/SmtB family transcription factor gives MYFSVIRNEGFILEESFNEQTIEQVTDIFKALSDGNRLRIMHLLIQGESSVGHIAHVLDLSQSNVSHQLRILKQAHLVKGNRDGQSMIYTIDDTHVTTLLKQAIHHASHKQ, from the coding sequence ATGTATTTTTCAGTAATTAGAAATGAGGGCTTCATTTTGGAAGAATCATTTAACGAACAAACGATTGAGCAAGTAACTGATATCTTCAAGGCGCTTAGTGATGGCAATCGCCTACGTATAATGCATTTATTAATTCAAGGAGAAAGTAGCGTTGGTCATATTGCACATGTATTAGATTTAAGCCAATCTAACGTCTCTCATCAATTACGCATACTTAAACAAGCTCATTTGGTAAAAGGAAATCGAGATGGACAATCTATGATTTATACAATCGATGACACACATGTTACAACATTACTTAAACAAGCAATTCATCATGCTAGTCATAAACAATAA
- a CDS encoding YeiH family protein: MDKVRGIIMTLVIAMVATIMGSKFPIIGSAIFAIIIGIIINNVILIPKKYEAGIKFSSKKILHYSIVVLGFTLSFQSIGIIGWKSLPIIIVTLCAAFLAVFLMMKIFKINEHLSILIGVGTAICGGSAIAATSPVIKAKESEVAFAISTIFLFNLLAVFIFPPLGHIMHMSQSTFGYFGGTAINDTSSVIAATSNYGKTSLETGAVVKLTRTLMIIPVVLFFTYRTVRKEREAQTDTSIAKIFPWFIVWFVVASLISTIFNFSPMVISFFQQVALFLITMAMAGIGLNVNFNQFKQAGFKPVLLGLVTWIVVIVTSLITMKLVNLL, translated from the coding sequence TTGGATAAAGTAAGAGGGATTATTATGACATTGGTTATAGCGATGGTAGCTACAATTATGGGGAGTAAGTTTCCAATAATTGGAAGTGCTATTTTTGCTATAATAATCGGTATAATAATCAATAATGTAATCTTAATTCCCAAAAAATATGAAGCAGGTATCAAATTCAGCAGTAAGAAAATACTGCATTATAGTATTGTAGTGTTAGGATTTACACTGAGCTTTCAATCAATTGGTATTATTGGATGGAAGTCATTGCCAATTATTATTGTTACATTATGTGCGGCGTTTTTAGCAGTATTCTTAATGATGAAGATATTTAAAATAAATGAGCATCTTAGTATATTGATTGGTGTTGGTACAGCGATATGTGGTGGTTCTGCCATCGCAGCAACTAGCCCAGTTATCAAGGCGAAAGAAAGTGAAGTTGCTTTTGCAATTTCAACTATTTTTTTATTTAATTTATTAGCTGTTTTTATCTTTCCTCCTTTAGGTCACATTATGCATATGAGTCAAAGTACATTTGGCTATTTTGGAGGAACTGCAATTAATGATACTTCAAGTGTAATTGCTGCCACATCAAATTATGGTAAAACATCATTAGAAACTGGCGCAGTTGTAAAATTAACACGTACATTAATGATTATTCCAGTCGTATTATTTTTTACATATAGAACGGTACGGAAAGAAAGAGAAGCACAGACTGATACATCAATTGCTAAAATCTTCCCGTGGTTTATTGTATGGTTTGTTGTAGCTTCCTTAATTAGTACTATTTTCAATTTTTCGCCTATGGTCATAAGCTTTTTCCAACAAGTAGCACTATTTTTAATTACAATGGCTATGGCAGGTATTGGTTTGAATGTTAACTTTAATCAATTTAAACAGGCTGGCTTTAAACCGGTATTACTTGGTTTAGTTACATGGATTGTAGTGATTGTTACAAGTTTGATAACAATGAAATTAGTTAACTTACTATAA
- the czrB gene encoding CDF family zinc efflux transporter CzrB — translation MSEHHGHNHAHGHVHTNNKKILLISFLIIGTFMIIEIIGGFVSNSLALLSDGLHMFSDTISLGVALVAFIYAEKNATKSKTFGYKRFEILAALFNGVTLFIIGIVIIVEAISRFFNPEDVKSTEMFIISVIGLIVNIIVALFMFKGGDTSNNINMRGAFLHVMGDLLGSVGAIIAAILIWTLNLTIADPIASIIVSILIIKSSLGITKSSLNILMEGTPSDVNMNEVISTITEENEIENVHDCHIWTISNEMNALSCHAVVPSDMSVEQCENLLDKLEHKLQHLNIQHMTIQLETINHKHDNDTLCSAHDTSKSHHHAHSH, via the coding sequence ATGTCTGAACATCACGGTCACAATCATGCACATGGTCATGTACACACAAATAATAAAAAAATATTACTTATCAGTTTTCTAATTATTGGAACCTTTATGATTATAGAAATTATTGGAGGATTTGTATCAAATAGCTTGGCACTATTATCTGATGGTTTGCACATGTTTAGCGATACAATATCTTTAGGCGTGGCCTTGGTCGCTTTTATATATGCTGAAAAAAATGCTACCAAAAGTAAGACTTTTGGCTACAAGAGATTCGAGATTTTAGCTGCATTATTCAATGGTGTAACACTCTTTATTATCGGCATTGTTATCATAGTAGAAGCAATTAGTCGTTTCTTTAATCCGGAAGACGTTAAGTCAACAGAGATGTTCATAATAAGTGTAATTGGACTTATCGTTAATATCATTGTCGCTTTATTTATGTTTAAAGGCGGTGACACTTCCAATAATATTAATATGCGTGGTGCCTTCCTTCATGTTATGGGTGATTTGTTAGGTTCCGTAGGTGCAATCATCGCTGCTATACTCATATGGACTTTAAACCTAACAATTGCAGATCCTATCGCAAGTATTATCGTCTCTATTCTTATAATAAAAAGTAGCTTAGGTATAACGAAATCTTCCTTAAATATATTAATGGAGGGCACGCCATCTGATGTTAATATGAATGAAGTGATTTCTACAATTACTGAAGAAAACGAAATTGAAAATGTGCATGACTGTCATATATGGACCATTTCTAATGAAATGAATGCATTAAGTTGTCATGCTGTTGTTCCTAGCGATATGTCTGTCGAACAGTGTGAAAATTTACTAGATAAACTAGAACATAAACTTCAACATTTGAACATTCAGCATATGACTATCCAATTAGAAACTATAAACCACAAACATGACAATGACACTCTTTGTTCAGCACATGATACATCAAAGTCTCATCACCATGCACATAGCCATTAA
- the rbsK gene encoding ribokinase, whose translation MGKIIVIGSASIDLVVQTEILPEAGETVMGESFFTNPGGKGANQAVAAARLSNEVYMIGAVGDDDNGKQILSNLEQNNVNTTYMDVIENEKSGTAHITLFDDDNRIIVVPASNNYVTAERVLPKLENFSAGDIIVMQHEIPESTIKDVVDYAVDHDMKVILNPAPYRKLDNTIIEKVTWLTPNESESELLFDNQVDDALKAYPHKLIVTKGASGAMYYSDSQQLVEGYKKQVVDTTGAGDTFNGALAVALIENKPLEQAVAFANLAGSYSVTGLGAQGAMPYRKDLE comes from the coding sequence ATGGGAAAAATTATAGTGATAGGTAGCGCATCAATTGATTTGGTAGTACAAACAGAAATCTTACCTGAAGCTGGAGAAACAGTAATGGGGGAATCATTCTTTACTAATCCAGGAGGTAAAGGTGCAAATCAGGCAGTCGCAGCAGCTCGGTTAAGTAATGAGGTTTATATGATAGGTGCTGTCGGTGACGATGATAATGGCAAACAAATTCTATCAAATTTAGAACAGAATAATGTTAATACAACTTATATGGATGTTATCGAAAATGAGAAATCTGGGACTGCCCACATTACTTTATTTGATGATGATAACCGTATCATTGTAGTACCAGCGTCAAACAACTATGTAACAGCAGAAAGAGTTCTACCAAAACTTGAAAATTTTAGTGCAGGAGACATTATTGTAATGCAACACGAAATACCTGAATCAACAATAAAAGATGTTGTTGATTATGCTGTTGACCATGATATGAAGGTTATATTAAATCCAGCACCATATCGAAAATTGGATAACACAATAATTGAAAAAGTAACATGGCTAACACCGAATGAGTCTGAAAGTGAGCTGTTATTTGATAATCAAGTTGATGATGCATTAAAAGCATACCCACATAAATTGATTGTTACTAAAGGTGCTTCTGGTGCAATGTATTATAGCGATTCTCAACAATTGGTTGAGGGGTACAAAAAGCAAGTAGTTGATACTACAGGTGCAGGTGATACATTTAATGGTGCATTAGCAGTTGCACTAATTGAGAACAAGCCATTAGAACAGGCAGTTGCTTTTGCTAATTTAGCAGGCAGTTATTCAGTGACTGGATTAGGAGCTCAGGGTGCAATGCCATACAGAAAAGACCTGGAATAA